The Patescibacteria group bacterium genome includes the window ACCAATCGTCAATCTCGACGAGCTTGGTGCGGGTCGTGGTGATGAACACCTCGTACCCTTCTGCAATGGCGCGCTCGAGCCGTCCGGTGGACTGGTAGTTGCCCAGCCCATCGAGGGTTGCGGAATGGGCGCGCATGATGTCAGAAGTCGTGAGAACAATGCGACGCATGAGTAACCTCACAAGACACAGGGTTTTTCTGGAAGTCTTCAGTATTCGTACCCTCGATCCTCACCACCAAGCATGGCGGTGATGAAGATTGAGAGTCGGACCGTGAAGTTTTTAGCTTCACGATCCAGACGAGAGGAGCAACTTAGCGATGCAGTAGAAGTCCTTATGGGCGCCGACGATCATCCTTTGGTACTTCTCGGCTTCCTTCAGGTCGCCGATCTGTACTGCGAGCTCATAGAGCTCAGTTGCTTCTCGCAAACGTTTTTCGATCCCCGGGAGACACTCCCGGAGACCTTTGAGGGCTTCGGACATGTGACTCCCAGAGAAAGAGGTTTACTTGGTAGCGTACCGATGTTCGTTCAGCCACACGTGTGCCAGTCCATCATCCTCGAAGAAGCAGTAGATCATGCCCTCAAGCTCGAACTCCTTGCCGACGACGATGCTATCGAACTTTGGGCACTTCTTCTTGTAGAGCCTACCGAGGTCGGCATAGCCTTCCTCGATCGTCTCAAATCCTGTTACGACCCCGTCTTTCGGGTTCTTGGCGTCGAAACATGCAATGAACATCTCGCCTCCAAACTTAGTCACTAGTTACGCCCATCATTGAGCACGACCCTGAGCTTATCGAAGGGTCATGAGCACTGATGAGCTGGCCGGGAGATGATGTCTCTCCCGGTCGCATGATGACGCTGATGATCCTACTTGGCGGTGCAGCCGTAGCGCTGACCGAGACCGTCTGAAACGTAGCTGAGATCGCCGGCCTTCCGGTCAACCTTGTACACGCCACCGGATCCCGCCGCCGAGACGATGTGCCCGTTGTGCTGGTTGCTGGCGCACCAATCGGAACTGTCTGCGAGCCAGCACTGCACCGTCAGCACGTCGCCAGGATTGGTGGCAACTTCGACGGAGACAACACCGTCCTTGATCTCGGACGTGTGTACCACCTCGCCGGAAGTCTGGTTCCTGACCTCAAACTGGTTGAGCGACGACACGGACTCGGAGTCCAAGGCGAACGTCCAGGTCGAGACGGCTCGGGTACCGCCGTCATTCGGACGGACCGGAACCTGCACAACAGCGGCTTCAGGAACCTCGGCGGTGACCTCCGTCCACTTCACGTAACCAATGAAGGCCACGGCGAGGACAAAGGTTCCGCCGAGAATTGCGGTCAACTGATTCTTGGTCAAAGGACACCTCACTGAGTTTTCGGGAAGTCATCAATGTTCGGACTCTCGATCTTCACCAACCAATGGAGGTAGGCTGATGAAGATTGAGAGCGCCCGCAGCCACAAGGAGAAACCTTGAAGCTGCGGGAGATGCCTAGCGGGTGCCGCGCCAGTTGGCGGTGGAGGAACCCGTGCGGCCGGTCGTGTTCGACTTGCCGAGGAGTTCTTCACGCGCCTGTTGCGCGAGGTCCTTGGAGCTCAGGCTCTGGACGACGCGGGCGGGCGCAGGCACGGGCGAACGGTTCAAAGAGCTGGTGCTCTGGATCGGGGACGTCATCGGGGAGATGACTTCCACGGTCTTCCCGCCCGTAGGCAGGGTGCGGATCAGGCGGCGGCGCGGAGCAACGGTGATCATGCGGACCTCTTACTGGACGTTTTGTTTAGGACGCCCATCATTGACCACCATCTCTCGATGATAGGCACTGATGAGCCCCCAGCCGGATTGGGGGAAGAACGACGAACGTTCCGGCAGATAGAGCTAGTGGCGGTCAGGCTTCACGGTGATCGTGTAGGTCACGCGCCGCGGACGACCGTCGTACAACGTGACGTTGCACTGGTCGTACTCACGCTGTTCTTCCGCCGTGCGAACACGGACCGGATCAGGCGCCGGACGAACCGGGTAACCGATCACCTGCGCGATCAGTCCAAGAAAGTCTTCGATGATATCGAGCATGGAACCTCCAAACAGTGAATGGGAACGTTTACAAGGTAAGGGGCGATTCACGGCACGTCGTTCTCGAACGACGTGCCACGCGGTTCTAGCGACCAAAATGGTTGCCTACCGAATGTTGAATTGCCAGTCCGCGGACCGCCCCTCCAGAAAGTCTCTGATCTTCAGAGAACTTCCGGAGAGGCTGTCATGGGGTATAAACGAAAGTCCCGCGATATGGACTACCCTTTCCTGCATTGCTGCGGTGGAGGTAATTCGTATCGCGGGACCTTTGTTGCTCCTCCATTGCAACGTATCAGCATAACATAAAATACGACTTTTGTCAAGGGAAAAAGGCTAAAATACCGCTAGTATTAGCGTAAAGTTCTAAAGTATCAAAGTATTAAAGTTTGTGATTTTGAGCTGCCCAGGCTATGGCTAAAGCGTCGGCGGCGTCGTCTGGTCTCGGGATCTTCGATAATCCAAAGACGGCTTTGACCATATCCTGCATTTGGCGCTTATCGGCCTTTCCGTAACCGGTTAGGGCCATTTTGACCTCAACTGGCTTAATTTCTCTGACCCCTACTTTATACTTGGCGGCCAACATGAGTAAGATTCCGCGAACTTCAGCCACTTTTAGGCCTGTAGTGACGTTTTTCGCAAAAAAGAGCTCTTCTATAGCTATGAGATCGGGCTTGTGAGCTTTGACGAGGCTTTCCGCGTCATTATGGATTTCGAGCAGTCTTTCCTGGTGCTTCTCCCC containing:
- the ruvC gene encoding crossover junction endodeoxyribonuclease RuvC gives rise to the protein MRILGFDPGYGRLGFGVIDVARGKASAVAFGVITTKAGEKHQERLLEIHNDAESLVKAHKPDLIAIEELFFAKNVTTGLKVAEVRGILLMLAAKYKVGVREIKPVEVKMALTGYGKADKRQMQDMVKAVFGLSKIPRPDDAADALAIAWAAQNHKL